From Ipomoea triloba cultivar NCNSP0323 chromosome 5, ASM357664v1, the proteins below share one genomic window:
- the LOC116020294 gene encoding uncharacterized protein LOC116020294, with amino-acid sequence MDRMVQMMERMAEFMMAQQAPNQNQVQPRVDYAKAIASRHPSTYAGEEDPVVLEEWIRTFDKLLDAVNCTADQRISSAVYYLTKAADNWWTTTGPDLLLDPDFDWEDFKTALRAQFYTERIRGIKCEEFLRLKQKGASIQEYHAKYVELLRFAQDIVPDEVSKVRRFVRGMDWDTRRALSPFMCSTLKEAYKRVSDYYQVHLDQ; translated from the coding sequence ATGGATCGCATGGTGCAGATGATGGAAagaatggctgagttcatgatggctcagcaggCTCCAAACCAAAATCAAGTTCAGCCCCGAGTAGATTATGCTAAAGCAATAGCCAGCAGGCACCCTTCGACCTACGCTGGAGAAGAAGATCCCGTGGTTCTGGAAGAGTGGATCAGAACATTCGACAAGTTGTTGGACGCAGTAAACTGCACTGCGGATCAGAGAATATCCTCCGCGGTGTACTACCTCACAAAGGCTGCGGACAATTGGTGGACTACAACCGGGCCTGATCTTTTGCTAGACCCAGACTTCGACTGGGAAGACTTCAAAACAGCATTGAGGGCTCAGTTTTACACTGAAAGAATTCGAGGAATTAAATGCGAAGAATTTCTAAGGCTGAAACAGAAAGGGGCAAGTATTCAGGAGTATCATGCAAAGTACGTAGAATTGCTAAGATTCGCCCAGGATATTGTGCCGGACGAAGTGAGCAAAGTCAGAAGATTCGTGCGCGGCATGGACTGGGATACTCGAAGAGCTCTTTCACCGTTTATGTGTTCCACCCTGAAAGAGGCATATAAACGGGTATCGGACTATTATCAAGTGCACTTGGATCAGTAG